Part of the Fibrobacter sp. UWR4 genome is shown below.
ATCAAGTGACCGCAAGCGCAGCCAATCTTCTTGTCCTTGAAAGGCTGCACCAGCTTTCGCACTACGTTGGGGAAGAACATGGTGTTAGCATCGCAAAGCAGGAGAATTTCGTTCTTCGCAATTCCATTCAGGCGGTTCAGCATGGCTGCCTTACCCGCATTCTTGGGAGCCTTCACAAGGGTGATGCCCTGGTCAGCATAGCGGGCCACAATTTCAGCGGTACGGTCTGCGGAGCCGTCATCACCAATCAGCACCTCAAGCTTTTCCTTGGGGTAATCGATTTCAAGAATGTTCTGGATCTTACGTTCAATGATGGCTTCCTCATTGAAGGCGGAAATCAGGATGGATACCGAGGGCAGTTCATCGCTTTCATCCAAGTCCTTCTTACGGCGCTTGAACAACTCGCTCACAAAAGGAAGGGAAACCAGGAACAGCAAATAGCAATGGACTACCAAAAACAGCAGAACCCAGAAAGCTATCTGTACGTAAAAAAGGAATTGTTCGTTCATCGTGCAATCCACTCCTTCTCTTTTGAAAGGAACTGATTTAGCAAGTAAAGCATGTCTTCCACAGTCATGGACTGGGTGACCGTCAGTATGGACATCCCCTTAGGCGCCACCAGCACAAAGGAGGGCAAGGCCTTCAGCTCCCATACTTCGGAATAACATTTCTGAACCGTTTTCTTCTTGCCGTCGCAGACAATCTTTTCCTGGGAGTCCGCGTCCAGCTTTACAGGAATAAAACGTTCATTCAAAACTTTTGCAACAGCGGTATCACCATAGACGTTTGCATCCATGATTCGGCAAGGCACGCACCAATCCGCATACATATCCACAAAGACCAGTTTCTTCTGGACCTTGGCAAGATTCATCGCCTGGTTATATCCGTACCAATGGACAGCGGAGGAATCCGATCCCTCGGCCAGGGCAAAACCGCAGGCAACAAATAACAGCAGGAGCGCAAGACGCTTAATCATCTTCAATCACCCCCTTGCGAGTTCTTGGCCGAGCATTCGTCTGGACCTTGTTATCGGGAGTAGAGGGCCCGGACTTCGGTACGGAAGGTTTCTCCTCCGCAGCCTTCTTTACGGCAAGCAGCGAATCAATTCGGGCATTTACGGCCTTTTCAAAAGGAATCCACTGGTCCGGATCGTCCAGAATTTTTTGAATCCTCTCCAGGTATTCTTCCCGAGTGTAACCCGCATCCCTCAGGATATCCTGACGGCCCAGCCTTGCCATGGGAGTTTCGCCACCGTAGTTGATATCCAGCAGGCGCAATTCAACAAAGGTATCCACCAGATGTTCATCTGCAGAAACTTCACCAGAACAGCCTACACCCAACAATAAGGCAAAGGCGAGACAGCAGAACTGCCCCACCTTAAAGCACCTATTCCTGAAAATGCTAGCCATTCCCGAAGGCTCCAGACTCTAGGATTTATCTTCCAGTGCGTTCTCGAAAAGACCTTCCACGTATTCGGACTTGCTGAAAGGCACCAGCTGGTCGATGCGTTCACCCATACCAATCCAGCGGATGGGAATCTGGAGGGAACTTGCAATGGAAAGCACGGCGCCACCGCGGGCGGTACCATCCAGCTTCGTCACCACAAGACCGGTCAGCGGGAAACTCTGGTTGAAGATCTTGGTCTGGTTGATGGTATTCTGTCCGGTGTTGCCGTCGATCACCAGCCACATGTCGTGAGGCATGTCGGGATTGACCTTCTTGATGACGCGGACAATCTTCTTCAACTCTTCCATCAGGTAGTCTTTATTGTGCAAGCGACCTGCGGTATCGATCAGCACCACGTCGCATCCGCGGGCCTGGGCGGCCTGGCAGGCGTCATAGGCAACCGCAGCCGGGTCGGAACCTTCCTGATGTTTCACGAATTCTGCGCCAGAACGTTCAGCCCAGGTTTCCAGCTGGTCGATAGCTGCCGCACGGAAAGTATCGCAGGCCGCAATCATCACCTTCTTGCCTTCGCCAATGAGGCGGGCGGCAAGCTTACCGATGGTTGTGGTCTTTCCGGCACCGTTCACGCCAATGACGAGAACCACATGGGGCTTACCCTTCAGTTCAAAGGGAGGAGGATCCTTCAGAAGACGTTCCGCCTCGGAGCGCATAATGTCCAGCACCTGTTCGGTAGTGAGGGACTTGCCCAGGGCGTTTTCACGAAGGGCGTCTGTCAGGAGGAACGCAGCTTCTACGCCAACGTCCGCCTTGATCAGGTGTTCCTCCAGTTCCTCAAGAGTATCATCCGTAATCTTGCCTGCACCGACAATTCCCTTCAGTTCTCCAAGAAGGGCGTCGCGGGTCTTGGCAAGACCGTTCTTAATCGCAGAAAAAAATCCCATATTACAGCTTGCTTTCTACAATGTCCACCAGGCCGTAAGCCTTGGCTTCTTCTGCAGACATAAAGTTATCACGTTCAGTGTCGCGGTCAATTTCTTCCATGGTATGACCGGAAGTTTCAGCAAGAATCTTGCCGGTGATGCCACGGATACGGAGCATTTCTTCGGCCTGGATCTGGATATCGCTAGCGGGAGCCACAATTTCGCCATGAATCAAAGGCTGATGAATCATGATGCGGGCGTTGGGCCATGCATAACGTTTGCCCTTTGCACCTGCAGTCAAAAGCACGGCGCCCATGGAGGCAGCCTGGCCACAGCAAACCGTAACCACGTCACTCTTGATGGCATTCATGCAGTCATAAATGGCAAGACCGCTGGAAATCACGCCACCGGGGCTGTTGATGTAAAGAGTAATGTCGTCATTATTCAGGGAATCCAAATAAAGAAGCTGCTTCACGATACGTTCAGCACTTTCGTCATCCACACCGCCCCACAGGAAAATACGGCGGTTCTGAGCCAGGTATTCCTCGGCCTTCTTCATCATATCCGGGGTCTGGGCTTCTTTCTTTTCGTTACAATCTGCCATAAAAGCAATCCTTTATCTTGTTCGTCCGTTAATGTAGAAATTTTCGGTCAGCCACTTTTCGTAGGCACCTTCATTCCCCCTATATTATCGCTTCTGTACAATGATTTGTAAAACACTCATTTCCCTACCCCCTAGCCCCTAGTCTCTATTTTCTATATTCTCCATCATGAACGAAACAAAATATCTTGTAGGTCTAATCGGTCCCGAAATTTTAGAAGCCGCGGAAAAGGATTCCCTGCACCCGGTCCACCTGGATCTGGAAGCCTGCACCTCCCTGGAAATCCGCTATGACTTCTTTGACGAAAAGCTGTGGCCGGA
Proteins encoded:
- a CDS encoding ATP-dependent Clp protease proteolytic subunit, with amino-acid sequence MADCNEKKEAQTPDMMKKAEEYLAQNRRIFLWGGVDDESAERIVKQLLYLDSLNNDDITLYINSPGGVISSGLAIYDCMNAIKSDVVTVCCGQAASMGAVLLTAGAKGKRYAWPNARIMIHQPLIHGEIVAPASDIQIQAEEMLRIRGITGKILAETSGHTMEEIDRDTERDNFMSAEEAKAYGLVDIVESKL
- the ftsY gene encoding signal recognition particle-docking protein FtsY gives rise to the protein MGFFSAIKNGLAKTRDALLGELKGIVGAGKITDDTLEELEEHLIKADVGVEAAFLLTDALRENALGKSLTTEQVLDIMRSEAERLLKDPPPFELKGKPHVVLVIGVNGAGKTTTIGKLAARLIGEGKKVMIAACDTFRAAAIDQLETWAERSGAEFVKHQEGSDPAAVAYDACQAAQARGCDVVLIDTAGRLHNKDYLMEELKKIVRVIKKVNPDMPHDMWLVIDGNTGQNTINQTKIFNQSFPLTGLVVTKLDGTARGGAVLSIASSLQIPIRWIGMGERIDQLVPFSKSEYVEGLFENALEDKS
- a CDS encoding DUF255 domain-containing protein, yielding MIKRLALLLLFVACGFALAEGSDSSAVHWYGYNQAMNLAKVQKKLVFVDMYADWCVPCRIMDANVYGDTAVAKVLNERFIPVKLDADSQEKIVCDGKKKTVQKCYSEVWELKALPSFVLVAPKGMSILTVTQSMTVEDMLYLLNQFLSKEKEWIAR